The Novipirellula galeiformis nucleotide sequence GTCATCCGGCTGCGTTCGTTTGACGCTCACACTTTCCACTTGTTCCGCCTGTGGCAAGACTTCAAGCATTCCAGGATGAGACACCTGAGCTCCGTTTGCACAGCCCGTTGCTTCGGGACACTTGTTCCAACAGGTTGGCTCGTGACCGTTGTACGTTTTCTTGCTTGCTCGAAATTTATCGAGAGAGCAATGCCTGGCTAGGTCGTGTCGCAGAGATACGCAGCCCACGCTGGCACCAAGCGTGACGGCTAATGTCATCGCAACCGCCGACGTCAATTGTGTTGGGGATGGTCGTTGCATCATTATCACCGCTTACTTTTCCAGAAATTGAAACGCGTAGATGAATAGGCCTGGGGGCGGAAGCATCTGTCTGGTTGGACAAGGCTGAGTTCGCACTGCGATCTACCCTCGTCAACCAAGGCTTTAACGTCCATTCAGACTAGAAAAGCCCGAGACGCATCGTCGCTGTTACCAATCCCACCGAACACGCGGACTGTCGCGAACATTTGTAGAGACACGACAAAGGGTCGTGTATTGAGTTGAGACATCGTCACATCCGTGCGTGGTTCTGGAAGCACCCAAAAAATCCCCGACAACATCCTTTGTTCCGGATTCAATCTCCTGGGGTTGCTAAGAAACGATTCCCATTTTCCACAGGTAACCCTTTCACAGCGACGAGCGATCCAAGCAGTTGCACGTCCACTGAAACGCATCGCTTTTCAACGCGCCGTTCGCTCCTCAAAATCTTCGCCACGCAACCGCCAAACTAGGCTCGTCTACAAAGCTTCGTCACCTTGCACGATCCACGCCGGATCATTCGCGTTTGAAGTCCATCTCGGATTTCGCTCCTTTGAGGTATCGTCTTCCTCAGGATCAGCCCTCCCCAAATCGCCGATTCGACGATGATCTTTCCGCACCCCACCCTCAGATTGCACCTAAGGAAGCGGTCGCACGCGTTACGGTGACCCTGCGGGCCAAGCGGCTCGTGAAGCTTCTCATTCCCAGACAACCGCGACGCGATAGTGGGATGAATTGCCCCTAGCAGGAGGGTTAAACATTCGAGCCTGCTAGCCGATTCAAAGGGTTCTGTGATTTCAAGAGCACCGTGGATTTCAAGGGGATCGCGAATCAGAAGACCCACGGAATCCAAACTCAGAACACGCTGATCTCCCCCCCAAAAAAGCATCCCAGTGCAAAACGTCGGCGACGTGCAACTAGGTTTTTCGCAGCGCAGCTTCATCGGCGTTCACGCGGTCCAAGCTGGGGTGAACCTCGCGAGCGGGTTGATCGCCAGCCCGCGGGGACGGATCCATGAGCGGGCCGAGTTAACGGCTCAGCTCGGGGTGCGGATGGGGCGGGGTGAGTTCGAGCGAAAGCTTCAGCGACTCTGCTGCCGCTTCTTGATTCGCATTGCTCAGTTGTTCCACGATCAAAACGGTGGGGCCAACTTGCAAGACCATCGGCAACGCATCGAGTTTCTCTTGCCAGCGGGATGCTTGCTCTGCCACCTCCGGCGGCAACGTCGTTCGCCACAAAACCACGTCGGCTAATTTGGCTATTTCAGGGCGTGCATGATCGCTGCGTAGCGCCTTGAGCGTCTGCACAGCCCGGTCGCGTTGATCGGTCGAAAGCAACCAACTCGCCGCGACAAGCCGCACCGCGGGTGCGGGATCCGCGAGCCGTTTCTGGGCCGCCTCGGTCGTCGCCCCGCTGGATGTCCCACGATCGTTGCGCCATGCAATCGGCAACCACGCCAGCACCAGGGGAGGCAAGGGTCGACGATCAAGTTGAGCGACGAGCTCCAGTGCGATCGCGGCACGCGCACTTCGCCAAGCCGCTTGAGCGGCCAACATCGACAACCATTGTTGGCGCCATACCGGCGGTCGTTCCTTGAGCGAATCGAGCAACCCCCGCAGCGACTCGTCATACTTTTGGGCATCAAACAATTCAATCGCGGCCGTTTGCTTTTCACTGCGCTGGCTCGGTTCAATCCAAATCACACGATGGGCCGCAAACAGCGATTCTTTTTCATCGCCAGCTAGACGTATCGAGATTTGCTTGGCGTCCAGCGAGATGATTTCGCCAACCCGCATTTGAATCGCTTGCGGATACCAATTGCTTTGAGCCGCAGTGGGCCGCATCGGTTCAAGCCAAACCTTGTCACCCCAAGCGGTTTGGATCCCCATCAGCGAAAGCGTCATCAGGATCGCCAAGCCGATTCGCGGCGCGGTCGAAAGAGACGTCCATGATGGCGTTACTTTCGTTTCGGTGGTGCGTCGAAATAACATTTTCGTTCGAAGTCGCAGTGGAAACAGACTGAGGGTTTAAGGCTGACGATTTTTACCGAGCGAGCGGATGTCAACGTATTGGTATTGGCCTAGGTTTTGTGCCGCAAGATCTCGCAAGAAACTATCCGCCGGGGCCAGGGGATCGGCACCAAATTCGATCGCATGAATCGTCGTCCCACTCCGTTGAGCACGGCGACGAATCTCGCCAAGCTGGGATGTGGAAAGCCGTGGGATGCGGGCATCGGTCAAAAAGAAGATGACATCGGGATCCATTCGTAGCGCGAGCTTCAACGCGCTGTCGTGCTCGGTGCTGCCGTACGCGGTGATCGAGTCGACGTAACGTTGCGCGCGAGCCAAGGTTGCCTTCTCCCCCTGCATCAATTGCAGCGGGACACCGACGATTTGAAACGGTTGCGGTTGATCGTTGTAGAAAATGATCTGGAATCGTTGACGGTCGGTCAGACTGTTCAAACTTTGGATCAATTCGCGTTTGGCAGCGCGGAGCGGCATGCCGCCGTTGCCATTCATGCTGTCGGATCGGTCAAACACATAGACAAAACGTGATCCGCTGCCAGAGATGCCAAATACCATGGTCGTGGCTTCGTTGGAATCGCCTTCGCTGCCCGGCGGGCGTTGAGAATCAAACGCATCGCCGTCGAGCGACGTTTCTCCGGCGATTCCCGTTCCCGAAACGGGGGAGGGAGTGGCGTTCATTTGGCTCAAAATTCCAGCCAAATCGATCGGTGGACTCAAATCCGCCGGAGGCGCTGCGGCCGCTGACACCTCCCCCGATTCCGCTGCGGTCGCTTCGTCGGTGGCGGTCGGATTCGGATTGGCCACATCGACATAGCGGTCACGGTCGGGCATGCGATGAACCATGGCAATGCCGACCGGACGCTCGGTATCGGAGCCCGTTCCTGAGGATGTCTGAGCCAAAAATAGCCCAAGCGACGTTAAAAGTACCACATGGAATGAGAGCGATAGCAACAGTGCGGGCAACGGGCGGTCGGGCAGATCGAGCTCTAATCGATCCCCCGGGCTGGGCGCGATTGAGTCACCGGTCGCCTGTGGCGTGGGATTGGCAGAACGGTTCATAAAAGGGTCGCGAGCGGATCGGAAATTCAAAAAGGTAGCTAATTTTCGCCGTGATACGCCTCGCGGCGGCTCAATAGTGCCTTTTCAGACGCGTCTCAGACAACTACGTTAGTGGTCAATTCATTCTAACCCTAGACCAACACTTTGGTGATTCGCCAGTTTGGTGGGAAAGATCCACACTGCGGAGAAATAACTCGTGAGCGACGCTCGATACCTGTTTACTAGTGAATCAGTCAGCATGGGTCACCCCGACAAGCTGGCAGACCGTATTTCGGATGGAATTCTCGACGCGTTGTTGGCGCAAGATCCCCACAGCCGCGTGGCCTGCGAAACCATGGTCACCACCGGAATCGCGATCGTCGCGGGTGAGATCTCGACGAAAGCCAATGTCCAATACTCCGATGTCGTCCGCGAAGTGATTAACGAAGTCGGTTACACCGATGACGAATTCGGCATCTGTGGCAAAACCTGTGCAGTAATGGTTTCGCTAGACACGCAAAGCCCCGACATTGCCCAAGGTGTTAACTCGGACGATAGCAGCGGCAAAGATGTCGGTGCCGGCGACCAAGGCTTGATGTTTGGCTATGCTTGCAAAGACACTCCCGAAATGATGCCAATGCCGATCGCATTGTCGCACCGCATCATCAATCGGATCACCGAAGCTCGCTTCAACAAAGAGGTCGACTGGCTTCGTCCGGACAACAAAGCACAAGTCACGGTCGAGTACGAGGGACAAACGCCCGTCCGCGTCGACACCGTCGTGGTCAGTGCACAGCACTCGCCCGACGTGACCAATGACGAGATCAAAAAGTTCATCATCGAGAACGTGATCAAGCCTTCGATTCCTGCGGAACTCGACAAGGGCGACATCAAGTATCACATCAACCCGACCGGCAAGTTCGTCGTTGGCGGACCTCACGGCGACTGTGGTTTGACCGGTCGCAAGATCATCGTTGACACCTATGGTGGTTGGGGACGTCACGGCGGCGGCGCATTCAGCGGCAAGGACTCGACCAAGGTGGACCGCAGTGCGGCCTACATGGCGCGTTACGTTGCCAAGAACATCGTCGCTGCGGGGCTTGCCGATCGTTGCGAAGTGCAACTCGCTTACGCCATCGGCGTGACCGAGCCCGTCAGTGTTCATGTTGATACCGAGGGTACGGGCAAGATCGACGATACGAAGCTGTGTGCGTTGGTGCGAGAGCATTTTGCGTTGACACCTTCGGGCATCATCAACCACTTGCAACTGCGTCGCCCCATCTTCCGTCAAACCAGTGCGGGCGGCCATTTCGGACGCGACGGCGATGCGTTCACTTGGGAAAAGACCGACAAGGCCGAAGCGTTGGCCGAAGCGGCTGGTATCGCAGCCACGGCTTAAGTTTGGCTCTAAAAAGCGAAAGTGAGATGAGATGCGAATCGCGTGGATAACCGATCCGCATCTCAATCACGTTTCGCCGGATCGTTGGGATCAATGGTGCGATCGCATCGCATCGATGCAACCCGATGCACTTCTAATCACCGGCGACATCTCCGAAGGGGATGACGTCGAGTTGCAGTTGCGACGCACCGCGGAACGGTTCGCCGTCCCGCTCTATTTTGTGCTCGGCAATCACGACTTCTATCAAAGTTCCATTGCCCAAACTCGGCAAAATGTGATCGCGGCCTCACGCGACCACAATGCACTGAACTACCTGACCGATCGAGGTCCGGTCGCGTTAGCCGACGGGGTTTACCTAGTCGGTGAAGATGGCTGGGGTGATGCGACCGTGGGCAACTACGATGAATCGTTTATCCGGCTAAACGACTTCAAGCTGATCGATGATTTTCGCGAGATATCCGACGACCGCTGGAAAGCAAAGCTCCAACAACTCGGTGCCGACTCGGCCGCTCGGCTGCAAGTCAAACTCAATGCAGTTCCTCGCAATGCGACCCAGATACTCGTCGCGACCCATGTTCCGCCGTTTCGTGAATCGTGTTGGTACGAAGGCAAAACGACCGACGACCACTGGGCTCCCTTTTTCGTTTGCGGTGAAGTTGGCCGCACGTTAATGGAGTTTTGCCAACGCCGCGTGGATTGCCAAACCACCGTCATCTGTGGTCATACGCATCACGACGGCATCGCCACCCTACGTGAAAATTTGATCGTGCATACGGGATCCGCCGTCTACGGTGCTCCCGATGTCGAGGCCGTCATCGAAGTCACGGCAAACGAACTTCACATCGCAGGGCACCGTCGTTGATCGCGGAGCGATC carries:
- the metK gene encoding methionine adenosyltransferase; this encodes MSDARYLFTSESVSMGHPDKLADRISDGILDALLAQDPHSRVACETMVTTGIAIVAGEISTKANVQYSDVVREVINEVGYTDDEFGICGKTCAVMVSLDTQSPDIAQGVNSDDSSGKDVGAGDQGLMFGYACKDTPEMMPMPIALSHRIINRITEARFNKEVDWLRPDNKAQVTVEYEGQTPVRVDTVVVSAQHSPDVTNDEIKKFIIENVIKPSIPAELDKGDIKYHINPTGKFVVGGPHGDCGLTGRKIIVDTYGGWGRHGGGAFSGKDSTKVDRSAAYMARYVAKNIVAAGLADRCEVQLAYAIGVTEPVSVHVDTEGTGKIDDTKLCALVREHFALTPSGIINHLQLRRPIFRQTSAGGHFGRDGDAFTWEKTDKAEALAEAAGIAATA
- a CDS encoding metallophosphoesterase family protein, producing the protein MRIAWITDPHLNHVSPDRWDQWCDRIASMQPDALLITGDISEGDDVELQLRRTAERFAVPLYFVLGNHDFYQSSIAQTRQNVIAASRDHNALNYLTDRGPVALADGVYLVGEDGWGDATVGNYDESFIRLNDFKLIDDFREISDDRWKAKLQQLGADSAARLQVKLNAVPRNATQILVATHVPPFRESCWYEGKTTDDHWAPFFVCGEVGRTLMEFCQRRVDCQTTVICGHTHHDGIATLRENLIVHTGSAVYGAPDVEAVIEVTANELHIAGHRR